From one Caldithrix abyssi DSM 13497 genomic stretch:
- a CDS encoding IS110 family transposase encodes MGKINKKERKFNEETLLVTVDIGKKFNYGYARTKDGQELEVFKFFNTGKGFEYFLKKVESFRAKTGLKNCLFGLESTGSYGLALIHYLHRRGYEIVQINPMHTKRLKELTDNSPNKTDKKDPKVIADIIELNKYLTVIIPEGIFAELRELVHLREKILEDLRRSYNRIEGQLFKIFPEFSQVMRDLTTKTSRYLLAHYTLPQFILDLGLTKLTELIKSVSKNRLGEEKALALYEAAKMSGGIKEGTRSIVMEIKIHLDQIDRLESYQKSLKDEIENYLKEVPYSRNILSIKGIGPIIAAILIGELGDIRRYKSYRELEKIAGLNLYEVSSGQHKGKHHISKRGRSLLRKALFYIAINASRGILQEVYQVHKEKGMASAKALTALSRKILAIIFALVRDDSFYIEGYKKSNKAA; translated from the coding sequence ATGGGGAAAATAAACAAAAAAGAGAGAAAATTCAACGAAGAAACCTTATTAGTTACAGTGGATATAGGCAAAAAATTTAATTACGGTTATGCACGTACAAAAGATGGTCAGGAGTTAGAAGTGTTTAAGTTTTTTAACACAGGTAAAGGATTCGAATATTTTTTAAAAAAAGTAGAAAGCTTCAGAGCAAAGACCGGTCTTAAGAATTGTTTATTTGGCCTGGAATCCACTGGCAGCTATGGGCTTGCGCTCATTCATTATCTACATCGAAGGGGCTATGAGATTGTACAAATAAATCCGATGCATACCAAGCGCCTGAAAGAATTAACGGACAATAGTCCCAATAAGACAGATAAAAAAGACCCAAAGGTCATAGCAGATATAATAGAATTAAACAAATATTTAACAGTAATCATCCCAGAGGGAATTTTTGCGGAATTACGCGAATTGGTTCATTTAAGAGAGAAAATACTTGAAGATCTACGAAGGAGTTATAATCGAATTGAGGGACAGTTATTTAAGATATTTCCGGAATTCTCTCAGGTCATGAGAGATTTAACTACAAAGACTTCACGTTATCTTTTGGCTCATTATACTTTACCTCAATTCATATTGGATTTAGGCTTAACAAAGCTAACAGAGCTAATAAAGTCAGTAAGTAAAAACCGATTAGGTGAAGAAAAGGCCCTTGCTTTATATGAAGCTGCTAAGATGAGCGGAGGCATCAAAGAAGGAACCCGGTCCATTGTAATGGAGATCAAGATACATCTTGATCAGATAGATCGTTTAGAATCTTATCAAAAGTCACTAAAGGATGAGATAGAGAATTATTTAAAAGAAGTGCCATACAGCAGGAACATATTATCCATAAAAGGGATAGGACCCATAATCGCAGCCATTTTAATAGGAGAGTTAGGAGATATCCGCAGATATAAAAGTTATCGTGAGTTAGAGAAGATAGCGGGATTAAACCTGTATGAAGTCAGTTCTGGCCAACATAAAGGTAAACATCACATAAGCAAACGCGGTCGGAGTTTATTAAGAAAAGCTCTTTTTTATATAGCCATCAATGCAAGTAGAGGTATCTTACAAGAAGTTTATCAGGTACATAAGGAGAAAGGGATGGCCAGCGCCAAGGCTTTAACGGCGTTATCCAGAAAGATATTAGCCATTATTTTTGCATTAGTAAGAGATGATAGTTTCTACATAGAAGGCTATAAAAAATCAAATAAAGCAGCCTAA
- the citF gene encoding citrate lyase subunit alpha, whose protein sequence is MSNDKLVKNAIGRLVPEIINGEQHVPFKGVNKHRPTGRKAAPPIATCIDYPPDGDKRVASIKEALKKAGLKDGMTISTHHHLRNGDFVANMVFDAAAELGVKNLRWFPSASFPIHANQIKHLESGVIHHIEGSMNGPLGDYCSYGKMKGTAILRSHGGRWQAIQDGEVHIDIAVIAAPTADPFGNANAVRGKAACGLLGFAEADAMYADKVIIVTDNLEPFPVIPWQIHGNYVDYVVEVESIGDPSKIVSGTTVLTKSPDRLKIAEMAAQFILETGIMKDGFSFQAGAGGTSLAFAVFVRDLMKKHGIKARFVRGGSNKYLVEMLEEGLTDYILDGQTFDLEGVRSMRENPNHQNTNPFTSYNFHGKGNFASMVDVVVLGATEVDVNFNANVVTHSDGRLLHGIGGWQNCLFSKTVILPIPLFRDRIPVIVDSVTTVTGPGELIDVIVTERGIAINPRRKDLLDKLSGSRLPIKSIEELKAEAEKVCGGAPQKPKLGDKVVAAIKWVDGTVIDVVRQVLD, encoded by the coding sequence ATGAGTAACGATAAATTGGTCAAAAATGCCATTGGACGGCTGGTGCCGGAAATTATCAATGGCGAACAACATGTGCCCTTTAAAGGCGTAAATAAACATCGTCCCACCGGCAGAAAGGCGGCTCCGCCCATTGCCACCTGCATCGACTACCCGCCGGATGGCGACAAACGTGTGGCCAGCATTAAAGAGGCGTTGAAAAAGGCCGGCTTAAAAGACGGAATGACCATTTCTACCCATCACCATTTAAGAAACGGCGACTTTGTGGCTAATATGGTGTTTGACGCCGCCGCCGAACTGGGCGTCAAAAATTTACGATGGTTTCCCAGCGCCTCGTTTCCCATTCACGCCAACCAGATCAAACATTTAGAAAGCGGCGTAATCCATCACATCGAAGGCAGCATGAACGGCCCGCTGGGCGATTATTGTTCGTATGGTAAAATGAAGGGCACGGCCATTTTGCGTTCCCACGGCGGACGCTGGCAGGCCATTCAGGATGGCGAGGTGCACATCGACATCGCCGTAATTGCGGCGCCGACGGCCGATCCCTTTGGCAACGCCAACGCGGTGCGGGGAAAGGCCGCCTGTGGGCTGCTTGGCTTTGCCGAAGCAGACGCCATGTACGCCGATAAAGTGATCATCGTAACGGACAATCTGGAACCCTTTCCGGTTATTCCATGGCAAATCCACGGCAATTACGTAGATTACGTGGTGGAAGTGGAATCCATTGGCGATCCTTCCAAGATTGTTTCCGGAACAACGGTGCTCACCAAAAGTCCCGACCGTCTAAAAATTGCGGAAATGGCCGCGCAGTTTATTCTGGAAACGGGCATCATGAAGGACGGCTTTTCCTTTCAAGCCGGTGCAGGGGGCACCTCGCTGGCTTTTGCTGTTTTTGTGAGAGATTTGATGAAAAAACACGGCATTAAAGCGCGCTTTGTGCGCGGCGGTTCCAACAAATATCTGGTCGAAATGTTAGAAGAGGGCTTAACCGATTACATCCTGGACGGACAGACCTTTGACCTGGAAGGCGTGCGCTCCATGCGCGAAAATCCCAACCACCAGAACACCAACCCTTTTACCAGTTATAATTTTCACGGCAAGGGCAATTTTGCTTCTATGGTGGATGTGGTGGTGCTGGGAGCGACGGAGGTGGACGTCAACTTTAACGCCAATGTGGTAACGCACAGCGACGGTCGCTTGCTGCACGGCATCGGCGGATGGCAGAACTGTCTGTTCAGCAAAACCGTCATCCTGCCCATCCCGCTGTTCCGCGATCGCATCCCGGTTATTGTGGATAGCGTAACAACGGTTACGGGCCCCGGCGAACTGATTGACGTGATTGTGACTGAAAGGGGAATCGCCATTAATCCACGCCGAAAGGATTTGCTCGATAAACTTTCCGGCTCTCGCCTGCCTATTAAAAGCATTGAAGAATTGAAAGCCGAGGCCGAAAAGGTTTGCGGCGGGGCGCCGCAGAAGCCGAAATTAGGCGATAAAGTAGTGGCGGCCATTAAATGGGTGGATGGCACGGTAATTGACGTGGTGAGGCAGGTGCTGGATTAA
- a CDS encoding aconitase/3-isopropylmalate dehydratase large subunit family protein, whose amino-acid sequence MTIIEKILARHAGKKTVKPGDIVDVEIDVRIARDFGGPNVVKNLVENGLEIDDPSKTFFTFDTNPTGSDQKYAANQHFCRQFAREKGIKVFDINVGIGTHTAIEEGLAIPGATLVSTDSHANIVGAVCAFGQGMGDQDIAAVWATGKAWFKVPPSAKLILKGERPKGITAKDIVLNLLHHFGANGLLGLAVEVQGEEVERLTLDERITIASMATEMGAIILLFEPNDEVMAYCEKRSGKKIEKITADPDAQYDQVFELDLSTFVPMVSRPGHPDDSVDITKIGKVKIDSAFIGSCTNGRIEDLRIAASILKGRKVAPGVVLKIVPSTDEVWQQMMEESLLKIFKEAGALVGNAGCAGCAAGQIGQNGPGEITISTGNRNFAGKQGKGEVYLASPAVVTASAISGYITTPDQLPERPVTFDELQATVFSYQAKGKPQIQKREAPTVVEGKVWIIEKDNIDTDMIFHNRYLTITQIEEMGQYTFDNLQGWEDFAQKAEKGDIIFTGKNFGAGSSRQQAVDCFKALGVQAILAESFGAIYERNAINAAMPVLTYDPQIIKQLDLKQRDKVRINFETGEIENLSNGKKAHINPFSDVQMAIYKRGGLLNKA is encoded by the coding sequence ATGACCATTATCGAGAAAATATTAGCGCGGCATGCCGGCAAAAAAACGGTGAAACCCGGCGATATTGTTGATGTGGAAATTGACGTTCGGATCGCGCGCGATTTTGGCGGTCCGAATGTCGTTAAAAATCTTGTGGAAAACGGATTGGAAATCGACGATCCGTCCAAAACCTTTTTTACCTTCGATACCAACCCTACCGGTTCCGATCAAAAGTATGCCGCCAATCAGCATTTTTGTCGGCAGTTTGCCCGTGAAAAAGGCATTAAAGTATTTGATATCAATGTTGGAATCGGTACGCACACGGCCATTGAAGAAGGCCTGGCCATTCCCGGCGCCACGCTGGTTTCCACCGATTCCCATGCCAACATTGTGGGCGCGGTGTGCGCTTTTGGTCAGGGAATGGGCGATCAGGATATTGCCGCCGTTTGGGCGACCGGTAAAGCCTGGTTTAAAGTGCCGCCCAGCGCAAAGCTAATTTTAAAAGGCGAACGGCCTAAGGGCATTACCGCCAAAGATATAGTGCTTAATCTGCTGCATCACTTTGGCGCCAACGGATTGTTGGGCCTGGCCGTAGAAGTGCAGGGCGAAGAAGTGGAAAGATTGACCCTGGATGAGCGCATTACCATTGCATCCATGGCCACGGAAATGGGCGCCATTATTTTGCTGTTTGAGCCCAATGACGAGGTGATGGCCTATTGTGAAAAACGTTCCGGTAAAAAAATCGAAAAGATTACGGCCGATCCGGACGCGCAATATGACCAGGTTTTTGAGCTTGATCTGTCAACTTTTGTGCCCATGGTTTCACGTCCCGGCCATCCCGATGACTCGGTGGATATCACCAAAATCGGCAAAGTGAAAATTGATTCGGCTTTTATTGGCAGTTGTACAAACGGCCGGATAGAGGATTTAAGAATCGCGGCCTCCATTCTTAAAGGCAGAAAGGTAGCGCCCGGCGTGGTGCTTAAAATCGTACCATCCACCGACGAAGTATGGCAGCAAATGATGGAAGAAAGCCTGCTGAAAATTTTTAAAGAGGCGGGCGCCCTGGTGGGCAATGCAGGTTGCGCCGGCTGCGCGGCCGGACAAATCGGGCAGAACGGTCCCGGAGAAATTACCATCAGTACTGGTAACCGAAATTTTGCCGGCAAACAGGGGAAAGGCGAAGTGTATCTTGCTTCTCCAGCCGTGGTTACGGCTTCGGCCATTTCCGGTTACATAACCACGCCGGATCAATTGCCTGAGCGACCGGTCACTTTTGATGAGTTGCAGGCAACGGTTTTTTCATATCAGGCCAAAGGCAAACCGCAAATCCAGAAAAGAGAAGCGCCAACTGTTGTGGAAGGCAAGGTCTGGATTATCGAAAAAGACAACATCGATACGGACATGATCTTTCACAACCGCTATCTGACCATTACGCAAATCGAAGAGATGGGCCAGTACACCTTTGATAATCTGCAGGGCTGGGAAGATTTTGCTCAAAAAGCCGAAAAGGGCGATATTATCTTCACCGGTAAAAATTTTGGCGCCGGCAGCTCGCGACAGCAGGCAGTGGATTGTTTTAAAGCCCTGGGCGTTCAGGCCATTCTGGCGGAATCGTTCGGCGCTATTTATGAGCGTAACGCCATTAATGCCGCCATGCCTGTTTTGACTTATGATCCGCAGATCATTAAACAACTGGATTTAAAACAGCGCGATAAGGTGCGCATCAATTTTGAAACCGGAGAAATCGAAAATTTGAGCAATGGTAAAAAGGCGCACATTAATCCATTCTCAGACGTGCAAATGGCCATTTATAAACGCGGTGGTTTGCTGAACAAAGCTTAA
- a CDS encoding aldolase/citrate lyase family protein yields the protein MDQAVFEAGNKGEKVRSDCWVALVPQSSGGLQIELTSKVEKLYGDSIRALVREMMEFFAIKNARIMIEDSGAVPFVLMARIEAAVRKAGLDNGKRYLPDYVEEVGQPVRDRFRRSRLYLPGDQPKLMLNAAIHQPDGLILDLEDSVAPSRKDDARILVRNALRALEFKGCERMVRINQLPLGLKDLEEVLPHKVDVLLLPKIERPEQIQQIEDKVDEVLSGLEEKREVFFMPIIESALGVMNAYPIAAASKRNVALAIGLEDYTADIGAQRTNEGRESFFARSVIVNAARAAGIQPIDTVFSDVQDMEGLKASVLEAKSLGFDGKGCIHPRQIQPIHEAFAPTEEEIENAKRIVLAFEEAEKKGLGVVSLGSKMIDPPVVKRAVRTIELAVKSNLLDENWRESHE from the coding sequence ATGGATCAAGCCGTTTTTGAAGCAGGAAATAAAGGCGAAAAGGTGCGTTCGGATTGTTGGGTGGCATTGGTTCCCCAATCTTCCGGCGGCCTACAAATTGAACTAACCAGCAAGGTTGAAAAATTGTACGGCGATTCCATCCGGGCGCTGGTGCGCGAGATGATGGAGTTTTTCGCCATTAAAAACGCACGCATTATGATTGAGGATTCCGGCGCGGTGCCTTTTGTTTTGATGGCGCGCATTGAAGCGGCCGTCAGAAAAGCGGGCCTGGATAACGGGAAGCGTTATTTGCCGGATTATGTGGAAGAGGTTGGCCAACCGGTGCGGGATCGATTTCGCCGCTCTCGTTTATACCTGCCGGGCGATCAACCCAAGTTGATGCTCAATGCCGCCATCCATCAACCGGATGGTCTAATTTTAGACCTGGAAGATTCCGTGGCCCCTTCCAGAAAAGACGATGCGCGCATTCTGGTGCGCAACGCTCTGCGCGCGCTGGAGTTTAAAGGATGCGAGCGAATGGTGCGCATTAACCAGCTTCCGCTGGGGCTAAAAGATCTGGAAGAGGTGCTGCCCCATAAGGTGGATGTGCTGCTGCTGCCTAAAATCGAAAGACCCGAACAAATACAGCAAATCGAAGACAAGGTGGATGAAGTTTTGAGCGGGCTTGAAGAAAAACGGGAAGTGTTTTTTATGCCCATTATCGAAAGCGCCCTGGGCGTGATGAATGCTTATCCCATTGCCGCAGCTTCTAAAAGAAATGTGGCCCTGGCCATCGGCCTGGAAGACTACACGGCGGATATCGGCGCGCAAAGAACCAACGAGGGCAGAGAGAGCTTTTTTGCCCGTTCGGTCATTGTTAACGCCGCCCGCGCCGCCGGCATCCAGCCCATCGATACGGTGTTTTCCGATGTTCAGGATATGGAAGGTTTAAAAGCCAGCGTGCTGGAAGCCAAAAGCCTGGGCTTTGACGGCAAAGGATGTATTCATCCCCGTCAAATTCAGCCCATTCACGAAGCCTTTGCGCCCACAGAAGAAGAAATCGAAAATGCAAAGCGCATTGTTCTGGCCTTTGAAGAAGCAGAGAAAAAAGGTTTGGGAGTGGTTTCCCTCGGCAGTAAGATGATTGATCCGCCTGTGGTTAAACGAGCGGTGCGAACCATCGAGCTGGCCGTAAAAAGTAATCTTCTGGACGAAAATTGGAGGGAAAGCCATGAGTAA
- the cbiM gene encoding cobalt transporter CbiM yields the protein MHISDGVLNGTVCMGGYAITALITAYSLKKMSTEDIPKISVVTSAFFIASLIHIKIGPTSVHLVLNGLVGILLGMAAFPSILIGLLLQAFIFGHGGITTLGVNAVIMGVPALIAHALFRLRKLNTAKTFVLFLAFLSGGIAIFISSLLLALFLVFSEKEFVTVAKIAVVSNIPVMLIEATICLLVVKFLLQVKPRLLE from the coding sequence ATGCATATATCCGACGGGGTTTTGAACGGAACGGTTTGTATGGGCGGATATGCCATCACCGCTCTGATTACAGCCTATTCTTTGAAAAAAATGTCCACAGAGGATATTCCAAAAATTTCGGTTGTTACATCGGCCTTTTTCATCGCCTCGCTTATTCATATTAAGATCGGGCCGACCAGCGTACATCTGGTTCTCAACGGGCTGGTCGGCATTTTGCTGGGAATGGCGGCGTTTCCTTCCATATTAATCGGCCTGCTGCTCCAGGCATTCATTTTTGGCCATGGAGGGATTACGACTCTTGGGGTAAACGCGGTTATTATGGGCGTACCCGCCCTGATTGCTCATGCGCTTTTCAGATTAAGAAAATTGAACACGGCAAAAACTTTTGTGTTGTTCCTGGCCTTTTTAAGCGGCGGGATTGCCATTTTTATCTCTTCCTTACTCCTGGCGCTTTTTCTGGTGTTTTCAGAAAAAGAATTTGTAACGGTGGCAAAAATAGCCGTGGTTTCCAATATTCCTGTCATGTTAATTGAAGCGACCATCTGTTTGTTGGTGGTAAAATTTCTTTTACAGGTCAAACCCCGACTGCTGGAGTAA
- a CDS encoding energy-coupling factor ABC transporter ATP-binding protein, with protein MKKEVIQVQSLCYSYEDKKDVLKDISFTVNEGESVGIIGPNGAGKTTLFLLLCGILKPTKGSIRIKGKEVVYRAFNPAVGYVFQNPDDQLFSPTVWDDVAFGPINMALPREEINKRVERALDICNCKQLADRPSHHLSGGEKRMVAIASVLSMEPEIMIYDEPTASMDMRSRRNIIKLVTSNKKTNLIASHDMEFILETCQRVILIDSGKLIRDGHAAEIMSNSELMETCGLEVPHSLKNSG; from the coding sequence ATGAAAAAAGAAGTTATTCAGGTACAATCGCTTTGCTACTCGTACGAAGACAAAAAAGATGTGCTAAAAGATATATCGTTTACAGTAAATGAAGGAGAAAGCGTCGGAATTATCGGGCCCAACGGCGCGGGCAAAACCACGCTGTTTCTGCTTTTGTGCGGCATCCTGAAGCCGACAAAAGGGAGCATCCGAATCAAGGGGAAAGAAGTGGTTTACAGGGCATTTAACCCGGCAGTGGGCTATGTTTTTCAAAATCCCGACGATCAACTCTTTTCGCCTACCGTTTGGGATGACGTTGCTTTTGGCCCGATCAATATGGCCTTACCCCGGGAAGAGATCAATAAAAGGGTTGAAAGAGCGCTGGATATTTGCAACTGCAAACAACTGGCGGATCGACCTTCGCACCACCTTTCGGGGGGAGAAAAAAGAATGGTGGCTATTGCCAGCGTCCTTTCCATGGAGCCGGAGATAATGATCTATGACGAGCCAACGGCCAGTATGGATATGCGTTCCAGAAGGAACATCATTAAGCTGGTTACATCGAATAAAAAAACGAATTTAATCGCTTCTCACGACATGGAATTTATCCTGGAGACCTGTCAGCGCGTGATTCTCATCGACTCCGGAAAATTAATCAGAGACGGGCACGCGGCAGAGATCATGAGCAATTCAGAGTTGATGGAAACATGCGGCCTGGAGGTTCCCCATTCGTTAAAAAATTCCGGCTAA
- the cbiQ gene encoding cobalt ECF transporter T component CbiQ produces MHIELDKFAYLDSPVHQWDTRFKIVTLTGLIAGFSFIHKIVLLPFTLIISLLIIYSSRLPLRYLMKRLKYIILLLLFTAILLSVTSGGKILFSFKILKVYQEGVTLGFVIFIRSIASILVFFVLLETAPFLQTMKALQALKIPAKLTGLIFFTYRYIYVYLEELRKMKMALRLRGYGANRLFHSLKTNSAIIGSLLLRSLEQADRICTAMILRGYSGNVPQDSRFSARPSDYIKSLATLIIVLLIVIIQKRMP; encoded by the coding sequence ATGCATATTGAACTGGACAAATTTGCTTATTTGGATTCACCCGTTCATCAGTGGGACACGCGTTTTAAAATTGTTACGCTTACGGGGCTGATCGCCGGATTTTCTTTCATCCATAAGATCGTTTTACTACCGTTTACCCTGATCATTTCTTTGCTGATTATTTACTCCTCCCGTTTACCGTTGCGCTATCTGATGAAGCGATTGAAATACATTATTCTTTTACTACTCTTCACGGCAATTTTGCTAAGCGTTACCTCCGGCGGAAAAATTTTGTTTTCTTTTAAAATACTCAAAGTTTATCAGGAAGGCGTAACACTCGGTTTCGTGATCTTTATACGATCAATAGCGAGCATTCTGGTTTTTTTCGTGCTACTGGAGACCGCGCCGTTTCTGCAAACCATGAAGGCGCTGCAGGCCTTAAAAATTCCAGCAAAGCTGACCGGACTTATTTTTTTCACTTATCGGTACATTTACGTTTATCTCGAAGAATTAAGGAAAATGAAAATGGCGTTGCGCCTTCGTGGGTATGGCGCCAACCGTCTTTTTCACAGTCTTAAAACCAATTCGGCCATTATCGGTAGTCTCCTTTTAAGAAGCCTGGAACAGGCGGATCGAATTTGCACAGCCATGATTTTGCGGGGATATTCGGGGAACGTTCCGCAGGACAGCCGTTTTTCCGCCCGGCCTTCTGATTATATTAAATCGCTGGCGACTCTGATAATTGTTTTGCTAATCGTCATCATTCAAAAGAGAATGCCATGA
- a CDS encoding DUF4198 domain-containing protein, whose product MKKILFYAFLFFTLGTSKITYAHHQIAYLAPFDHYMVAFISSGHHLPMGEKFSGLKRYSEVIVIDPSGKRIPIQAATNMGAFGFSVLPSDQKGLYILGISAEHYGVKTTEGYFIGTKKEALKAGRKVIEAKHTFRFSKSYRWNGQGAAPNLRVGHAIEIVPDKMPQVLKKGDELPVTLYFKGKPAANMIIGVNSMTGSSEIGHPHETEKFLTTYKTDENGKAVLKMSDSGWLIFMAEKLIKNPEPDVDKLYYSTTLTLWVE is encoded by the coding sequence ATGAAAAAGATTCTGTTCTACGCCTTTTTATTTTTCACTCTTGGGACGTCTAAAATCACTTACGCTCATCATCAAATTGCCTATCTGGCTCCTTTTGACCACTACATGGTGGCGTTCATCAGTTCCGGCCACCATCTTCCAATGGGCGAAAAATTCTCCGGTCTGAAAAGATATTCAGAAGTCATCGTGATTGATCCTTCAGGGAAGAGGATTCCAATACAGGCGGCAACGAATATGGGAGCGTTCGGTTTTTCTGTGCTTCCTTCTGATCAAAAAGGCCTGTACATTCTCGGAATCAGCGCCGAGCATTACGGTGTTAAAACCACGGAAGGTTATTTTATCGGCACCAAAAAAGAGGCGCTAAAAGCCGGAAGAAAGGTCATCGAAGCCAAACACACCTTCCGTTTCAGTAAGAGTTATCGCTGGAACGGCCAGGGCGCCGCGCCGAATCTGAGGGTGGGACACGCCATAGAAATCGTTCCTGACAAAATGCCGCAAGTTTTAAAGAAGGGCGATGAACTGCCGGTTACCCTCTATTTTAAGGGCAAACCTGCGGCCAATATGATCATTGGCGTTAATTCCATGACCGGCAGCAGCGAAATCGGACATCCCCACGAAACAGAGAAATTTTTAACAACCTACAAAACAGACGAAAATGGCAAAGCCGTATTAAAAATGAGCGACTCGGGATGGCTGATTTTCATGGCGGAAAAATTAATCAAAAATCCAGAACCTGATGTGGACAAGCTGTATTATTCCACCACGCTCACTCTCTGGGTTGAATAA
- a CDS encoding TonB-dependent receptor, protein MQAKKSFLITLLSFFTFNYLFGATITGRVLSPDGHPVAYANVFIEGSKFGSTTNEKGEFRIINVPEGRATLKATHISFGTVELEVDIPCDYITIKFKQEHVISLSDAVVVTATRTPKTLKETPLPVTLIPRESIEEIQAVSLSDAIKQVPGIVLVPNGFTRNSATIHGLPEEYTLLLVDGQRVYGRHADAKDFDNIPAGMIERIEIVKGPSSVLFGSDAVAGIVNVITKSGQSVPFFELYGFGGSNSRYTTRIMAGGQIGEIRNFLSASYNKSGQMAEGYAFSNINLRYNGWFNPTEKSRLHFGGGVFSEETEDMPPAEGHEEGGPYLTDDVYDFNVGYHYETESKTTYDLSAYVYNQDRWDNRPGRDDRRWDRNHIRLEGLSGFRRGNHELLIGLEGRNETLTHTQIPETKNQLLLSLFGQDTWTLNNRLSLVTAVRFEHHDRWGLVFVPRLGLAWKANDQLNIRLSGGSSFRAPSLEDLFVETYFHPWGGGFWLGGNNELKPEKGIGANLDFEWIPNVKTVLTIGAFYNRLKDRIASVDTDQTIQDSPVRQLVNVQEATSYGVDVQLNRILWPGARLMTTYGYTYSEDGATGKPFYLTPYHKGGFIFNWNHRKWKTNLNLSANYLGERSTSRETLQGVVILDANIEKQIVGGISLFIAGNNLLDKDLFPSRYINYGRYYRLGFRFRR, encoded by the coding sequence ATGCAAGCTAAAAAATCATTTTTAATAACCTTATTATCTTTTTTTACATTTAATTATTTATTCGGAGCAACCATTACCGGACGTGTGCTTTCGCCTGACGGGCATCCTGTTGCTTATGCCAATGTGTTCATTGAAGGCTCCAAATTTGGCTCAACAACCAATGAGAAAGGCGAGTTCAGGATAATCAACGTCCCGGAAGGCAGGGCAACTCTCAAGGCTACCCACATCTCTTTTGGGACTGTTGAATTGGAGGTCGATATTCCCTGTGATTATATTACGATCAAATTTAAACAGGAACATGTCATTTCTTTATCCGATGCGGTGGTAGTTACCGCCACGCGCACTCCCAAAACGCTAAAAGAAACGCCTTTGCCGGTTACTCTCATTCCACGGGAAAGCATTGAGGAGATTCAGGCGGTCAGTCTTTCCGACGCCATCAAACAGGTGCCCGGTATTGTTTTAGTTCCGAACGGATTTACGCGGAACAGCGCCACCATTCACGGACTTCCGGAAGAGTACACCCTACTGCTGGTTGATGGTCAAAGAGTGTATGGCAGGCACGCCGACGCTAAAGATTTTGACAACATCCCGGCCGGAATGATTGAGCGCATTGAAATTGTGAAGGGGCCATCCTCTGTATTGTTTGGCAGCGACGCGGTTGCCGGCATTGTTAACGTGATTACCAAATCCGGGCAGAGCGTTCCCTTTTTTGAACTTTACGGATTTGGCGGGAGCAATAGTCGCTACACCACGCGCATCATGGCTGGCGGCCAGATCGGCGAAATCCGCAATTTCCTTTCGGCAAGCTACAATAAATCCGGACAGATGGCCGAAGGTTACGCCTTTTCAAATATCAATTTGCGCTACAATGGATGGTTTAATCCCACGGAAAAATCCAGGTTACACTTTGGAGGCGGTGTTTTTAGCGAAGAAACCGAAGACATGCCCCCTGCCGAAGGACATGAAGAAGGTGGTCCCTACCTTACCGACGATGTGTACGATTTCAATGTCGGCTACCATTATGAGACGGAATCGAAAACCACATATGATCTTTCCGCCTATGTTTATAATCAGGATCGCTGGGATAATCGTCCGGGCAGAGATGACCGCAGGTGGGATAGAAATCATATCCGCTTAGAAGGATTGAGCGGATTCCGCCGTGGCAACCATGAACTGTTAATCGGTCTGGAGGGCAGAAACGAAACACTCACTCATACTCAAATACCCGAAACCAAAAATCAACTTCTCCTCTCTTTGTTCGGTCAGGATACCTGGACATTGAACAACCGGCTTTCGCTGGTCACTGCGGTGCGCTTTGAGCATCATGATCGATGGGGGCTGGTTTTTGTGCCAAGGCTTGGGTTAGCCTGGAAGGCTAATGATCAATTGAATATTCGGCTGTCAGGCGGCAGCTCTTTCCGCGCGCCTTCGCTGGAAGATCTGTTTGTTGAAACCTATTTTCATCCCTGGGGCGGCGGCTTCTGGTTAGGCGGCAATAATGAACTGAAGCCTGAAAAAGGCATTGGCGCTAACCTCGACTTTGAGTGGATTCCAAACGTCAAAACGGTGCTGACCATCGGCGCGTTTTATAATCGCTTAAAAGATCGAATTGCTTCTGTGGACACCGATCAAACAATTCAGGATTCGCCCGTCCGCCAACTGGTTAATGTGCAAGAAGCCACCAGCTACGGCGTCGATGTTCAATTAAACCGCATTTTATGGCCAGGCGCCCGATTGATGACAACATACGGCTACACCTATTCGGAAGACGGAGCAACCGGAAAACCGTTCTATCTGACTCCTTACCACAAGGGCGGTTTCATTTTCAACTGGAATCATCGAAAGTGGAAAACCAATTTGAATTTGAGCGCCAACTATCTGGGAGAACGTTCCACTTCCAGAGAAACTTTGCAAGGCGTGGTTATCCTGGATGCCAACATTGAAAAACAGATAGTTGGCGGGATCAGTCTTTTCATTGCAGGGAACAACCTGCTGGATAAAGACCTTTTTCCCAGCCGCTACATCAATTATGGTCGTTATTACCGTTTAGGCTTTCGATTTAGAAGATAA